In the genome of Candidatus Zixiibacteriota bacterium, one region contains:
- a CDS encoding AtpZ/AtpI family protein, translating into MDDKKDEKPEYLRQVGLLSSIPILMVVGPLVGYFIGSWIDGWAGTDPWFKIILIVLGFVAAGKEIYNIVRRVNKSL; encoded by the coding sequence GTGGATGATAAGAAAGACGAGAAGCCTGAGTATCTCAGGCAGGTGGGCCTGTTAAGTTCAATCCCGATCCTGATGGTCGTTGGGCCGCTGGTCGGGTACTTTATCGGCAGCTGGATTGACGGCTGGGCGGGAACCGACCCCTGGTTCAAAATCATCTTGATTGTGCTGGGTTTCGTTGCCGCCGGCAAAGAAATCTACAACATCGTGCGTAGAGTCAATAAGAGTTTGTAA
- the atpB gene encoding F0F1 ATP synthase subunit A, with product MNPALLNVFASTEHEVGHVADTLAHAADSLTHAADTLAHAAGAHGGGHDGGSHELPNIVMLLYKAFGEPFTALHHWENIFFAFLALGFLCVMAMIIYRKRQLIPGKLQNFAELIVEGLYNFFHSMLGEHARKYTPFLGTLFIYILTMNWMGMIPFFKAASSSATITVSLAIIVFFYSQAVGLKHLGVGGWIFHLLGSPKSVIEWCLSPLFFAIHLIGEIAKPLSLSLRLFGNITGEDILIAAFTGIGIMALSFIDSPVGLPFQFPFYFLGLLLSTIQALVFTSLSAIYIFLMLPHQHEGEEH from the coding sequence GTGAACCCCGCTCTCTTGAACGTTTTTGCCTCAACCGAGCACGAAGTCGGCCACGTTGCCGACACGCTCGCCCACGCCGCCGATTCGCTCACGCACGCGGCTGATACGCTGGCGCATGCCGCCGGCGCGCACGGTGGCGGCCATGACGGCGGCTCGCATGAACTGCCCAATATCGTTATGCTGCTTTACAAGGCGTTCGGCGAACCCTTCACCGCACTGCATCACTGGGAGAACATCTTCTTCGCCTTCCTGGCGCTGGGTTTTTTGTGCGTGATGGCGATGATCATCTACCGTAAACGTCAGTTGATTCCCGGCAAACTGCAGAACTTTGCCGAGTTGATCGTCGAAGGCCTCTACAACTTCTTCCACAGCATGCTCGGCGAACACGCCCGCAAATACACGCCGTTTCTCGGCACGCTTTTCATCTACATCCTGACGATGAACTGGATGGGGATGATCCCGTTCTTCAAAGCGGCCTCCTCCAGCGCCACCATCACCGTGTCGCTGGCCATCATCGTCTTCTTCTACTCGCAGGCAGTCGGTCTCAAGCACCTCGGCGTCGGCGGTTGGATTTTCCATCTGCTCGGCTCGCCCAAGAGCGTGATCGAATGGTGCCTGTCGCCGCTGTTTTTTGCGATCCACCTGATTGGGGAAATCGCCAAGCCGCTGTCGTTGTCGCTGCGTCTCTTCGGCAACATCACCGGCGAGGACATCCTGATCGCCGCCTTCACCGGGATCGGCATCATGGCCCTGTCCTTTATCGATTCACCCGTCGGCTTGCCGTTCCAGTTCCCGTTCTATTTCCTCGGGCTGCTGCTGTCGACGATTCAGGCGCTCGTCTTTACCTCGCTCTCGGCGATTTACATATTCCTGATGCTGCCGCATCAGCATGAAGGCGAAGAACACTAA